A genomic window from Pseudomonas argentinensis includes:
- a CDS encoding nucleoside permease: MSTLTVRLGVMMFLQFFIWGGWFVTLGTFLGRTLEASGGQIGMAYATQSWGAILAPFVVGLIADRFVNAERLLAVLHLGGAVLLYQLYRAEDFATFYPLVLCYMVVYMPTLGLVNAVAFRQLSDPAAQFSRVRVWGTLGWIVAGLVISFVFAWDAQQAIAEGALRNTFLLCAGASLLLGLYSFSLPATPPVPGQHTGLKRLLGLDALQMLKDRGFATFFLASILICIPLAFYYQNANLFLTEIGVANPTGMMTLGQVSEVLFMLLLPLFIKRFGIKATLLVGMAAWALRYVLFAYGNSGELVAFVVAGIVLHGVCYDFFFVSGQIYTDGKAGESIKSSAQGLITLATYGVGMLIGFWVAGAVSDHYATAGLHDWRSIWLFPAVFSAGVLLAFLLTFRERAAGKPAVAHRVG, translated from the coding sequence ATGAGCACTTTGACTGTCAGGCTGGGCGTGATGATGTTTCTGCAGTTCTTCATCTGGGGCGGCTGGTTCGTCACCCTCGGCACCTTTCTAGGGCGTACCCTGGAGGCCAGCGGCGGGCAGATCGGTATGGCCTACGCGACCCAGTCCTGGGGGGCGATCCTGGCGCCCTTCGTGGTCGGGTTGATCGCCGACCGCTTCGTCAACGCCGAACGGTTGCTGGCGGTGTTGCACCTGGGCGGCGCCGTGTTGCTCTACCAGCTCTACCGCGCCGAGGACTTCGCCACCTTCTACCCGCTGGTGCTCTGCTACATGGTGGTGTACATGCCCACGCTCGGGCTGGTCAACGCCGTGGCGTTCCGCCAGTTGAGCGACCCGGCGGCGCAGTTTTCCCGGGTGCGGGTATGGGGCACGCTGGGCTGGATAGTCGCCGGCCTGGTGATCAGCTTCGTGTTCGCCTGGGACGCCCAACAGGCCATCGCCGAAGGGGCGCTGCGCAACACCTTCCTGCTCTGCGCCGGTGCTTCGCTGCTGCTCGGCCTGTACAGCTTCAGCCTGCCGGCCACTCCGCCGGTGCCCGGCCAGCACACCGGCCTCAAGCGCCTGCTCGGTCTGGACGCCCTGCAGATGCTCAAGGACCGCGGCTTCGCGACCTTCTTTCTGGCCTCGATCCTGATCTGTATTCCGCTGGCCTTCTACTACCAGAACGCCAACCTGTTCCTGACCGAAATCGGCGTTGCCAACCCCACCGGCATGATGACCCTCGGCCAGGTTTCCGAGGTGCTGTTCATGCTGCTGTTGCCGCTGTTCATCAAGCGCTTCGGGATCAAGGCGACACTGCTGGTGGGCATGGCGGCCTGGGCGCTGCGCTATGTGCTGTTCGCCTACGGCAACAGCGGCGAGTTGGTGGCCTTTGTGGTGGCGGGGATCGTGCTGCACGGTGTGTGCTACGACTTCTTCTTCGTTTCCGGGCAGATCTATACCGACGGCAAGGCCGGCGAGAGCATCAAGAGTTCGGCCCAGGGCCTGATCACCCTGGCCACCTATGGCGTCGGCATGCTGATCGGCTTCTGGGTCGCCGGCGCGGTGTCCGATCACTACGCCACTGCGGGCCTGCACGACTGGCGCAGCATCTGGCTGTTCCCCGCGGTGTTCTCGGCCGGCGTGCTGCTGGCCTTCCTGCTGACCTTCCGCGAGCGCGCCGCAGGTAAACCGGCCGTGGCCCACCGGGTGGGCTGA